The Triticum dicoccoides isolate Atlit2015 ecotype Zavitan unplaced genomic scaffold, WEW_v2.0 scaffold183653, whole genome shotgun sequence genome has a segment encoding these proteins:
- the LOC119344744 gene encoding expansin-like A4 yields the protein PHRSTDHGAPAPRPRPSAVAAAVAQPLPACASVAPSPSSLYRCGWCSRRSTASILPPDAGALTGAACGYGDPAELAADGGFHIAAVGAGFFRGGQACGACYQLRCRDRSACSEGGVKVVVVADVPEVNRTAGVVGGGKFLLSKDAFAALTTAGHSGQLASLVDTAVDVDFRRIPCMYNSKNLAVRVEETSNRDKGHLALCFLYQGGQTDIVAVEVAQAVLRAAQSAAAPSPTQWQYMTRREESPGVWRTSRAPAGPLQLRLVVTAGSGGKWLRADGAVYDTGLPVTDVAARTCSCASASGDDDEEE from the coding sequence CCTCATCGATCCACCGACCATGGCGCGCctgctcctcgtcctcgtcctaGCGCGGTGGCCGCGGCCGTCGCCCAACCGCTGCCCGCGTGCGCTTCTGTGGCTCCCTCGCCGTCATCCTTGTACCGCTGCGGCTGGTGCTCGCGCCGCTCCACCGCCTCCATCCTCCCTCCGGACGCCGGCGCCCTCACAGGCGCCGCGTGCGGATACGGTGATCCGGCGGAGCTCGCGGCCGACGGGGGATTCCACATTGCGGCCGTCGGTGCTGGATTTTTCCGCGGCGGCCAGGCCTGCGGCGCCTGCTACCAGCTGAGGTGCAGGGACCGGAGCGCGTGCTCGGAAGGCGGCGTCAAGGTCGTCGTCGTTGCCGACGTGCCGGAGGTGAACAGAACAGCAGGCGTCGTCGGTGGCGGGAAGTTCCTGCTCAGCAAGGACGCCTTCGCCGCCTTGACTACTGCTGGTCACAGTGGCCAGCTTGCGAGCTTAGTGGACACGGCCGTCGACGTCGACTTCAGGAGGATACCATGCATGTACAACAGCAAGAACCTAGCGGTGAGGGTGGAGGAGACGAGCAACAGGGACAAGGGCCACCTCGCCCTCTGCTTCCTCTACCAGGGCGGCCAGACCGACATCGTCGCCGTCGAGGTCGCGCAGGCGGTTCTTCGTGCCGCCCAGAGCGCCGCCGCACCGTCGCCGACGCAATGGCAGTACATGACGCGGCGCGAGGAGTCTCCCGGGGTGTGGCGCACGTCGCGCGCGCCGGCCGGCCCGCTGCAGCTCCGGCTCGTGGTCACCGCGGGCTCCGGCGGCAAGTGGCTGCGCGCTGACGGGGCGGTCTACGACACTGGGCTGCCCGTCACCGACGTCGCCGCGCGCACATGCAGCTGCGCCTCTGCCTCCGgggacgacgacgaagaggagtaG